The following coding sequences are from one Salvia hispanica cultivar TCC Black 2014 chromosome 3, UniMelb_Shisp_WGS_1.0, whole genome shotgun sequence window:
- the LOC125210271 gene encoding disease resistance protein RGA2-like — translation MAHGYISSKGNLQVEDVGNEICDELLLRSLLDVNYKSKIGMHNLVHDLVESIMENKSPEYKVKEISQVLVALTKKFASLRNLQDLCLWDCESLCDMPSTMRVLNGLKTLSMFIVGLKRDNQLEELECLNISGRLEGFSKEQESKEAFPILEKLRIKRCFSLILSSLSSLKKLEELTCSSSTLALLSEQDIPRELCIEIEENLTSFPIEMLAKFSKLRSLTIKDAKEIYVTREGLQSLKGLTRLFLHDCKTMRCLPEGMLGHLTGLNILEIWGCPELIELPEDIKHLHNLGKLMLWDLPKITRLPQAFQHLTLLHLHVDDLPELESLPDQLPSLTILAVRDCPKVVSIPAVPNLKALTIIGCPQLEKRCQRGSGEDWHKISYVHHISFSLFSLI, via the exons ATGGCTCATGGCTACATTTCATCAAAAGGGAATTTACAAGTGGAAGATGTTGGGAATGAAATATGTGATGAGTTGCTTCTCAGATCACTTCTAGATGTCAATTACAAGAGTAAGATCGGAATGCATAATCTCGTTCATGATCTGGTGGAGTCAATAATGGAGAACAAGTCCCCGGAGTACAAAGTGAAAGAAATCTCGCAAGT GCTTGTGGCTTTAACAAAAAAGTTTGCATCCTTGCGTAATCTTCAAGATTTATGTTTGTGGGACTGCGAGTCGTTGTGTGATATGCCATCTACAATGAGAGTGTTAAATGGCCTGAAAACATTGAGCATGTTTATAGTGGGTCTCAAGAGAGATAACCAACTTGAGGAACTGGAATGCTTGAATATCAGTGGAAGACTTGAG GGGTTCTCAAAGGAGCAAGAGAGTAAAGAAGCATTCCCAATTCTTGAAAAACTGAGGATTAAACGTTGCTTTTCATTAATATTGTCATCACTCTCATCTCTCAAAAAGTTAGAGGAACTAACGTGCAGTAGTTCAACTTTGGCTTTATTATCTGAGCAAGACATTCCCAGGGAACTATGCATCGAAATTGAGGAGAATCTGACAAGTTTTCCAATAGAAATGCTGGCAAAGTTTAGTAAGCTCCGGTCATTGACAATTAAGGACGCGAAAGAGATCTATGTGACAAGAGAAGGTCTGCAATCCTTAAAAGGGCTTACCCGTTTATTTCTACACGATTGCAAGACAATGAGATGTTTACCGGAAGGGATGTTGGGGCACCTTACTGGTCTGAATATCCTCGAAATATGGGGGTGCCCCGAATTAATAGAGCTTCCAGAAGATATTAAACATCTCCATAATCTTGGAAAGCTTATGTTATGGGATCTTCCTAAGATAACGCGCTTACCTCAAGCCTTTCAGCACCTCACTTTGCTACATCTACATGTAGATGATCTTCCGGAGCTGGAATCACTCCCAGATCAGCTACCATCACTTACTATTCTCGCTGTTAGAGATTGCCCAAAGGTTGTATCGATTCCAGCTGTGCCAAATCTTAAAGCACTAACAATCATTGGATGCCCTCAACTGGAAAAGCGCTGCCAGAGAGGAAGTGGAGAGGATTGGCACAAGATTTCCTACGTTCACCACAtctccttttctctcttttctctaaTATAG